In the Campylobacter sp. RM6914 genome, one interval contains:
- a CDS encoding SDR family oxidoreductase, giving the protein MFKDKVVVITGGASGIGAVIASEFKSEGANVCMIDIKSNSYFVGDIADQKTLEKFAAKVVSEFGGVDYLINNALPLMKGIDECTFSEFNYALSVGVTAPFYLTKLFKPHFKTGASVINISSSRDRMSEPNTESYTAAKGAIFALTHALAVSLAGKVRVNSISPGWIDTTNTEFNGADALQHPAGRVGKPEDIANLVLFLCSDKAGFITGENICCDGGMTRQMIYHDSHGWKYEI; this is encoded by the coding sequence ATGTTTAAAGACAAAGTTGTAGTGATAACAGGCGGAGCGAGCGGTATCGGAGCCGTGATCGCTAGTGAATTTAAGAGCGAAGGCGCAAATGTTTGTATGATAGACATAAAGTCAAACAGTTATTTCGTGGGCGATATAGCAGATCAAAAAACGCTTGAGAAATTTGCTGCAAAAGTCGTGAGCGAATTTGGCGGAGTGGATTATCTGATAAACAATGCCCTGCCCCTCATGAAGGGCATTGACGAGTGCACGTTTAGCGAATTTAACTACGCATTAAGCGTGGGTGTAACGGCGCCATTTTATCTGACCAAGCTATTTAAACCACACTTTAAAACAGGCGCTAGCGTCATAAATATCTCATCAAGTAGAGATAGAATGAGCGAGCCAAATACAGAAAGCTACACCGCCGCAAAAGGCGCTATCTTCGCGCTTACTCACGCTTTGGCGGTTTCGCTTGCGGGTAAGGTTAGAGTAAATAGCATATCTCCGGGCTGGATAGATACGACAAACACCGAATTTAACGGTGCGGACGCACTTCAGCACCCGGCAGGGCGCGTGGGAAAACCTGAAGATATTGCAAATTTGGTGCTATTTTTGTGCTCGGACAAAGCAGGCTTTATCACAGGCGAAAACATATGCTGTGACGGCGGTATGACCAGGCAGATGATATATCACGACAGCCACGGCTGGAAGTATGAAATTTAG
- a CDS encoding NTP/NDP exchange transporter yields the protein MQKYIYKIFSLNKGEFWLLLYSTLFIFALFASYALLRPIRDALGLTGGKEELKWLFLGTFIATLVASMLAMWLSGSIKRKRYTDCIFIFFALNLVGFYVAIRAYPEGSGEFLYLSRTFYIWVSVFNLFVISTAWSLLADVFSKDRSKRLFGIISAGASIGSIAGASAVSFLKVVSVEEFIFASIALLAVTLGLKNLIIYESGKLLTNEEEQSAFKARFDAPIGSKNPFAGFNLIIKSKFLMAFVGFILLLTSVSTFLYMEQARIIKELFPTSQARAAAFANIDLIVQTSSFIIQIFLTAKIAKIFGIRWLLSLLGFVVGAGFILLAFTHPAFLPLVVVMSIRRVGEYAMVKPAREMLFVPLDSESKYKVKNFLDTVVYRGGDAVSAQAESALAKFGVSVALLGGAAISFVWGMLGMYLGKEYDKDRVKENRGNSTK from the coding sequence ATGCAAAAATATATCTATAAAATTTTTAGTCTAAACAAAGGCGAGTTTTGGCTGCTTCTTTACAGCACGCTCTTTATATTCGCGCTTTTTGCCTCCTATGCCCTACTTCGCCCGATCAGAGATGCTTTGGGGCTAACGGGCGGCAAAGAGGAGCTAAAATGGCTGTTTTTGGGCACTTTTATAGCGACTTTGGTGGCATCTATGCTAGCTATGTGGCTAAGCGGAAGTATCAAGCGTAAACGCTATACGGACTGTATTTTTATATTTTTTGCACTAAATTTGGTGGGCTTTTACGTGGCGATTAGGGCGTATCCTGAGGGAAGCGGCGAGTTTTTATACCTATCTCGCACCTTTTATATCTGGGTTAGTGTCTTTAATCTTTTTGTTATCTCAACCGCGTGGAGCCTGCTAGCCGATGTGTTTAGCAAGGATAGGAGCAAGCGACTCTTTGGTATCATAAGTGCGGGGGCGAGTATCGGTAGTATCGCAGGGGCTAGCGCTGTTAGCTTTTTAAAAGTCGTTAGCGTGGAGGAGTTTATATTTGCCTCTATAGCCTTGCTTGCCGTTACTTTGGGGCTTAAAAATTTGATTATTTATGAGAGCGGGAAGCTACTAACAAACGAAGAAGAACAGTCGGCTTTCAAGGCTAGATTTGACGCGCCAATCGGCTCAAAAAACCCATTTGCAGGCTTTAACCTCATCATTAAATCAAAATTTCTAATGGCGTTTGTGGGCTTTATCTTGTTACTAACAAGTGTTAGCACGTTTTTGTATATGGAGCAAGCACGCATCATAAAAGAGCTTTTTCCTACCAGCCAGGCACGTGCGGCGGCATTTGCAAATATCGATCTTATCGTGCAAACAAGTAGCTTTATCATACAAATTTTTCTAACCGCAAAGATCGCCAAAATCTTTGGCATACGGTGGCTTTTGTCGTTGCTTGGCTTTGTGGTGGGCGCGGGCTTTATCTTGCTTGCATTCACGCATCCAGCATTCTTGCCGCTTGTTGTTGTGATGAGTATTAGAAGAGTGGGCGAATACGCCATGGTAAAACCCGCCCGCGAAATGCTCTTTGTCCCGCTAGATAGCGAGAGCAAGTATAAGGTCAAAAATTTCCTTGATACGGTGGTGTATCGCGGCGGTGATGCGGTGAGCGCACAAGCTGAGAGTGCGTTAGCAAAATTTGGCGTGAGTGTGGCGCTCTTAGGCGGTGCGGCGATAAGCTTTGTTTGGGGCATGCTTGGAATGTATCTTGGTAAAGAGTATGATAAGGATAGAGTAAAGGAAAACAGAGGTAACTCTACGAAGTAG
- a CDS encoding DUF2798 domain-containing protein has protein sequence MALCMSFVISGVLTYINLGLVDGFVKIWLKGYAKAFVIAYPTLLVLTPFVTKLAKMICIDKSKVK, from the coding sequence ATGGCTCTTTGTATGTCATTTGTGATCTCTGGTGTGCTTACATATATCAACCTTGGGCTTGTAGATGGTTTTGTAAAAATTTGGCTAAAAGGCTATGCTAAAGCATTTGTGATAGCTTATCCGACTCTACTTGTATTAACGCCTTTTGTTACAAAGCTAGCTAAGATGATCTGCATAGATAAAAGCAAGGTTAAGTAG
- a CDS encoding ferritin family protein, giving the protein MRQYETYKCEKCGNEVEVQQVGGGKLSCCGEEMKCITENLTAINLMKAFAGESQARNKYELYGDLAREAGYHAIARHFYEAAENEKWHARAEFKAYHELMNDPIDKMDKNLLDAAAGENYEHTTMYPDFESIAKEEKFNDIARLFRAIGKVEVEHEREYLALKDMLEKEGFFESEDEDIWVCEVCGHVHRGKKAPGACPLCKASKEYFKREFLG; this is encoded by the coding sequence ATGAGACAATACGAAACATATAAATGTGAAAAATGCGGCAATGAAGTCGAGGTTCAACAAGTCGGTGGTGGAAAACTAAGCTGTTGTGGCGAAGAAATGAAGTGTATAACCGAAAATTTAACCGCGATAAATTTAATGAAAGCCTTTGCAGGCGAATCACAAGCAAGAAACAAATACGAACTTTACGGCGATCTTGCTCGTGAAGCCGGTTATCACGCTATCGCAAGACATTTTTACGAGGCAGCCGAGAATGAAAAGTGGCATGCAAGAGCAGAATTTAAAGCATATCACGAGCTTATGAACGATCCGATCGATAAGATGGATAAAAACCTACTAGATGCTGCAGCAGGCGAAAACTACGAACACACAACCATGTATCCTGACTTTGAAAGTATTGCTAAAGAGGAGAAATTTAACGATATCGCAAGACTTTTTAGAGCTATCGGCAAGGTTGAAGTAGAGCATGAAAGAGAGTATTTGGCTCTTAAAGATATGCTTGAAAAAGAGGGCTTTTTCGAGAGCGAGGATGAGGATATCTGGGTTTGCGAAGTGTGCGGACACGTTCACCGCGGCAAAAAAGCCCCTGGAGCCTGTCCTTTATGCAAAGCTTCAAAAGAGTATTTTAAACGCGAATTCCTAGGCTAA